The Flavobacterium piscisymbiosum genome includes a region encoding these proteins:
- a CDS encoding alginate export family protein — protein sequence MKKLKVILFLLLVGISLDIQAQELDVNLQLRPRFEYRNGYKTLIPEGTEATSQISQRSRLNFNYKQDQLSAKLTLQNVRTWGDVGTTATSDKNGIAVFEAWAQYDISEKWSARAGRQVLSYDNQRIMGEIDWLQQGQSHDALMVSFHPKNHQLDMGLAYNSDAENNFQTPYKVGNYKAMQYAWYHTNVDKLGISLLVLNTGYEYANPAQKLLVDYKQTFGTYLTYKTKKIDGNLSFYGQTGKSTDNQVSAWDGAVNFAYAITDSFKAGVGYEYLSGKDTNDGSTVIKSFNPIFGTNHAFNGYMDYFYVGGGHQNSVGLQDASLKFNYNVKKWQFALMPHVFLSAADVVVANKKMDSYLGTEVDFTAGFNFKKDITLTGGYSQMFGTKTLEVLKTPGYAGHTNNWAWLMISVNPRIFSWKK from the coding sequence ATGAAAAAACTTAAAGTAATTCTATTCTTATTATTAGTAGGAATTAGTCTTGATATTCAGGCACAGGAATTAGATGTAAATTTACAATTAAGACCCCGTTTTGAATATCGTAACGGATACAAAACACTTATACCTGAAGGTACAGAAGCAACTTCTCAAATCTCACAACGTTCAAGATTAAATTTTAATTACAAACAAGATCAATTATCTGCAAAATTAACTCTACAGAATGTTAGAACATGGGGAGATGTAGGTACAACTGCAACTTCTGATAAAAATGGCATTGCCGTTTTTGAAGCTTGGGCACAATATGACATCAGTGAAAAATGGAGCGCAAGAGCTGGTCGCCAAGTACTTTCTTATGACAACCAACGTATTATGGGAGAAATTGACTGGTTACAACAAGGACAAAGCCACGATGCCTTAATGGTCTCTTTCCACCCAAAAAATCACCAGCTTGATATGGGATTAGCGTATAACTCTGATGCCGAAAACAATTTTCAAACTCCTTATAAAGTAGGTAATTACAAAGCGATGCAATACGCATGGTACCATACTAATGTAGACAAATTAGGTATTAGTTTATTAGTTTTGAATACGGGTTATGAATATGCTAATCCTGCACAAAAACTACTAGTTGATTACAAACAAACTTTTGGAACTTACCTGACTTACAAAACCAAAAAAATTGACGGTAACTTAAGTTTCTACGGTCAAACCGGAAAAAGTACAGACAATCAGGTTAGTGCATGGGATGGAGCAGTAAACTTTGCATATGCTATAACAGATTCATTTAAAGCAGGTGTTGGTTACGAATATTTATCAGGAAAAGATACAAATGACGGAAGTACAGTAATCAAATCATTCAATCCTATTTTTGGTACTAACCACGCATTCAACGGTTACATGGATTATTTCTATGTTGGTGGAGGTCATCAAAACAGTGTTGGTTTACAAGACGCTTCTTTGAAATTCAATTACAATGTAAAAAAATGGCAATTTGCATTAATGCCACACGTATTCTTATCTGCTGCTGATGTAGTGGTAGCAAACAAAAAAATGGATTCTTATTTAGGAACTGAGGTTGACTTTACAGCCGGATTCAATTTCAAAAAAGATATTACACTTACAGGAGGATATTCTCAAATGTTTGGTACTAAAACTTTAGAAGTTCTAAAAACTCCTGGATATGCAGGACATACCAACAACTGGGCATGGTTAATGATTTCTGTAAACCCTAGAATTTTTAGCTGGAAGAAATAG
- a CDS encoding class I SAM-dependent methyltransferase, translating into MNNTWTDRWNDRYSSEEFAYGTAPNNFLKEQLEKLNPGSILFPAEGEGRNAVFAAQIGWKVSAFDISAEGKNKALKLAEANNIVIDYQVGELETLNYQAEQFDAIALIYAHFPAAIKSSIHKTLETYLRKDGYIIFEAFSKKHLEYLAINDKVGGPKDIESLFSIEEIQSDFPDYEIIQLEEKEIELNEGLFHNGKGSVIRFVGKKK; encoded by the coding sequence ATGAACAACACCTGGACAGACAGATGGAACGACCGTTACAGCAGCGAAGAGTTTGCTTACGGAACAGCACCCAACAATTTTTTAAAAGAACAATTAGAGAAACTAAACCCCGGAAGTATTCTTTTTCCGGCTGAAGGCGAAGGTAGAAATGCTGTTTTCGCAGCCCAAATAGGTTGGAAAGTCTCCGCATTTGATATTAGTGCCGAAGGGAAAAACAAAGCCCTTAAACTAGCCGAAGCAAATAATATTGTAATTGATTACCAAGTTGGAGAACTGGAAACCCTTAATTATCAGGCTGAACAATTTGATGCGATTGCATTAATTTATGCACACTTTCCTGCAGCGATTAAATCATCCATTCATAAAACATTAGAAACTTATTTGCGTAAAGATGGATACATCATTTTTGAAGCTTTCAGCAAAAAACATTTAGAATATCTGGCTATAAACGATAAAGTTGGCGGACCAAAAGATATTGAATCCCTATTTTCTATTGAAGAAATACAATCTGATTTTCCTGATTATGAAATCATTCAGTTAGAAGAAAAAGAAATCGAATTAAACGAAGGTTTGTTCCATAACGGAAAAGGTTCTGTTATTCGATTTGTTGGAAAGAAAAAATAA
- a CDS encoding alpha/beta hydrolase, translating to MAKSKTIVLVHGMFVNDSTWSEWKNYYEQKGYTVYAPANPGHDGDPAALRENIHPELVDTGFIDVVENIAKLIDTLPEKPLVIGHSMAGLAVQKLIDLGKADAAVSINGAPPKNVLPPFSTVKIVWPAVNFFSSKGYYLGSRDWYNRAFFNTLPKPEQDKAYDLIAVPESRKIGRETLLKSFSNADFKKPHQPILFIGGGNDNIFPPALTKKIATQYKDPNSRVDVKIYDTKSHFICGEKGWEEIADYILNWYSNL from the coding sequence ATGGCAAAATCAAAAACAATTGTGTTAGTACACGGGATGTTCGTGAATGATAGTACCTGGTCAGAATGGAAAAATTACTATGAGCAAAAAGGATATACGGTGTATGCTCCTGCAAATCCGGGACACGATGGCGATCCTGCAGCACTTCGGGAAAATATACATCCGGAACTTGTAGATACAGGCTTTATAGATGTAGTAGAGAATATTGCAAAACTGATCGATACCTTACCCGAGAAACCGCTTGTAATTGGGCACTCGATGGCGGGATTAGCGGTACAAAAACTGATTGATTTAGGCAAAGCCGATGCCGCAGTAAGCATCAATGGAGCACCTCCCAAAAATGTTTTACCTCCATTTTCAACAGTAAAAATTGTATGGCCGGCAGTAAACTTCTTTTCCAGTAAAGGTTATTATTTAGGATCAAGAGACTGGTACAATCGTGCCTTTTTTAATACACTTCCCAAACCTGAACAAGACAAAGCTTACGATCTGATTGCTGTTCCCGAAAGTAGAAAAATTGGTAGAGAAACCCTTTTGAAATCTTTTTCAAATGCCGATTTCAAAAAACCGCATCAGCCAATTTTATTTATTGGCGGAGGAAATGACAATATATTTCCGCCAGCCTTAACCAAAAAAATTGCTACTCAATACAAAGATCCCAACAGCAGAGTTGATGTAAAAATTTATGATACCAAAAGTCATTTTATTTGTGGCGAAAAAGGCTGGGAAGAAATAGCAGATTATATATTAAATTGGTATTCTAATTTATAA
- a CDS encoding Crp/Fnr family transcriptional regulator, with protein MKEEQPICYTCINENCFIKKHLHLEQMKEYVLRKETFVCKKSNSFIKEGDLIKGLYFICSGKVKTIKTGINGREQIVRLTKNGDTIGFRGFGTSSRYLIGASALEDTVLCNFSNETMLEILQKIPEFTYALMLFYADELNKSENNIRKIAHMNVRERVIDLLLYIHRKFGLIDGLIDIELSRKEIADFAGTTEEQAIRVLSNLKKEMLIKTIGKKIGILAVPKLRSEIMEHKYFTI; from the coding sequence ATGAAAGAAGAGCAACCTATTTGTTATACCTGTATCAACGAAAATTGTTTTATTAAGAAACATTTGCATTTAGAACAGATGAAAGAATATGTTTTAAGGAAAGAAACTTTTGTTTGTAAAAAATCGAATTCTTTTATTAAAGAAGGTGATCTCATAAAAGGGTTGTATTTTATTTGTTCAGGTAAAGTCAAAACAATAAAAACCGGAATAAACGGAAGGGAACAAATTGTTCGGTTAACAAAAAACGGAGACACAATAGGTTTTCGTGGATTTGGAACGAGCAGTAGATATTTAATTGGTGCCTCTGCTTTGGAAGATACTGTTTTATGCAATTTTAGTAACGAAACGATGTTAGAAATTCTTCAGAAGATTCCTGAATTTACCTATGCTTTAATGTTATTTTATGCCGATGAACTCAATAAAAGTGAGAACAACATTCGTAAAATTGCCCATATGAATGTGCGCGAACGTGTAATCGATTTGTTGCTGTACATCCATCGTAAATTTGGTCTAATTGACGGTTTAATAGATATTGAACTTTCCAGAAAAGAGATTGCTGATTTTGCAGGAACTACAGAAGAGCAGGCTATTCGTGTACTTTCGAATCTGAAAAAAGAAATGCTCATTAAAACCATTGGTAAAAAAATAGGGATTTTGGCTGTTCCTAAATTGCGATCTGAAATTATGGAACATAAATATTTTACTATTTAA
- a CDS encoding nitrate reductase, producing MQNTKIKTTCSYCGVGCGIIVTKDAKNGVMVTGDKDHPVNKGMLCSKGMNLHYVVNDTSDRILYPEMRGSKSYPLERVSWDTALDRAAAVFTSIIKKHGPDSVGFYISGQCLTEEYYLVNKLVKGFLKTNNIDTNSRLCMSSAVVGYKKTFGEDSVPIAYDDIELADTFLITGANPAWCHPILFRRIEKHKEKNPKIKIIVIDPRRTDTAAFADLHLQIIPGSDIILYHAIAKRIIEKGYVDHDFVKNNAENFKQYKDLVLSTSLEKASKICGISVNDIKLAADIIGKAKGFISLWAMGLNQSAVGVDKNTALLNLSLLTGQIGKPGSGPFSLTGQPNAMGGREVGGMATLLAAHKDIANPEHRKEVADFWGVDAISDKPGLTATEMFEALESGKMKAVWIICTNPLVSLPDSRRIEKALQNAKFVVVQDISHNADTSKYADLLLPAAGWLEKEGTMTNSERRISYLPKGINAPGEALSDIEILIRFAKKMNFNGFNFNSAEEIYKEHCALTKNTNIDISFLNYHRLKTEGTFQWPVPDYGHPGTPRLFTDKKFYTPSQKAIFNLPTAIENTSEQPNPQFPFILTTGRVRDQWHTMTKTGKVSRLMTHTPSPVLEINPIDAFKNDIKNGDIVVVSSKNGEVRVKAKVTDAIKEKVLFLPMHWGKQLENDLNRTNNLTNTVVDPVSKEPDFKYTTVNITKYVKPFQKIAIVGAGAASFRFIQNYREFNQTDEIVVFSNEVNPFYNRVLLPEYMTGEFSWEQLLKVKDGEALNKLKITMNANVAITKIDSSKKTITDSLGEIHTYDALIMATGSRPFVPENAQLHLPGRFTVRRKEDADRLKKHLDSTNLPPEEQHVVIIGGGLLGLELAAALKHKKVKTTIVQRASRLMERQLDRISSKLLAEEVQLRDIQIYFDNEVSTVFETDNPNEIEIALKSGRIITANAIVYTIGTIPNIEIARESGLACGRGVKVNQYLQTSNPDIFAIGEIAEFNNKLFGITSAAEEQADILANFLAGDISSFYKGSILMNILKLEDINLCSIGDIEIPENDDSYEEIIFADLKKRYYKKCIVKDDLLVGAILMGDKNEFAEFKTMIESKIELSDKRNLLLRGSSNAKPVLGKLVCSCSQVGAGNIEETIKSGVNNFTDLCKNTGAGLGCGSCKTEVKEILAKCKV from the coding sequence ATGCAAAATACCAAAATCAAAACTACGTGTTCGTATTGTGGCGTTGGCTGTGGCATAATCGTAACCAAGGATGCCAAAAATGGCGTAATGGTTACGGGCGACAAAGACCATCCTGTCAATAAAGGAATGTTATGTTCTAAAGGAATGAATTTGCACTACGTAGTCAATGACACATCAGACCGAATTTTATATCCAGAAATGCGTGGCAGTAAATCCTATCCGCTGGAACGTGTAAGTTGGGATACTGCACTTGATCGCGCCGCAGCTGTATTTACTTCTATCATAAAAAAACACGGTCCTGACAGCGTTGGATTTTACATTTCAGGTCAATGTTTAACCGAAGAATATTATCTGGTAAACAAACTCGTAAAAGGCTTTTTGAAAACCAATAACATCGATACAAATTCGCGTTTGTGCATGAGTTCAGCCGTTGTGGGGTATAAAAAAACTTTTGGCGAAGATTCTGTACCCATTGCTTATGATGATATCGAATTGGCCGATACCTTCCTTATTACGGGCGCAAACCCCGCTTGGTGTCATCCTATTTTATTTCGAAGAATAGAAAAACACAAAGAGAAAAATCCTAAAATAAAAATCATTGTTATTGATCCAAGACGCACGGATACAGCCGCTTTTGCCGATTTACATTTACAAATTATTCCCGGATCTGATATTATTTTATACCATGCCATCGCCAAACGTATCATCGAAAAAGGCTACGTAGATCATGATTTTGTAAAAAACAATGCCGAGAATTTTAAACAATACAAAGACTTAGTTTTAAGTACTTCTTTAGAAAAAGCTTCCAAAATTTGTGGTATTTCGGTTAATGATATTAAACTTGCTGCCGATATTATTGGCAAAGCCAAAGGTTTTATTTCGCTTTGGGCAATGGGACTGAACCAAAGCGCTGTTGGTGTAGATAAAAATACCGCTTTATTGAATTTATCTTTATTAACGGGACAAATAGGCAAACCGGGTTCAGGCCCATTTTCGTTAACAGGACAACCTAACGCAATGGGCGGACGAGAAGTTGGCGGAATGGCGACACTTCTGGCGGCGCATAAAGACATTGCGAATCCGGAACATCGAAAAGAAGTCGCTGATTTTTGGGGCGTCGATGCAATATCAGACAAACCGGGTTTAACCGCAACCGAAATGTTTGAAGCTTTGGAGTCTGGAAAAATGAAGGCCGTCTGGATTATCTGCACCAATCCGTTAGTAAGTCTGCCGGACTCCCGCCGAATCGAAAAAGCATTGCAAAATGCAAAATTTGTAGTGGTTCAGGATATTTCGCATAATGCAGATACTTCAAAATATGCTGATTTATTATTACCCGCAGCCGGTTGGTTAGAAAAAGAAGGAACAATGACCAATTCAGAGCGACGAATTTCTTATTTGCCAAAAGGAATCAACGCTCCCGGCGAAGCACTTTCGGACATTGAGATTTTAATTCGCTTTGCTAAAAAAATGAATTTCAACGGTTTCAACTTTAATAGTGCCGAAGAAATTTATAAAGAACATTGCGCACTGACCAAAAATACCAATATTGATATTTCATTCTTAAATTATCATCGTTTAAAAACCGAAGGTACTTTTCAATGGCCTGTTCCGGATTACGGACATCCGGGCACTCCCCGACTTTTTACGGATAAAAAATTCTATACACCATCACAAAAAGCAATTTTCAATTTACCAACGGCTATAGAAAATACATCAGAACAGCCTAATCCGCAGTTTCCGTTTATTTTAACTACAGGACGAGTTCGCGATCAATGGCATACGATGACCAAAACCGGAAAAGTATCGAGATTGATGACGCATACGCCAAGTCCGGTTTTAGAAATAAACCCAATCGATGCTTTTAAAAATGATATTAAAAATGGCGATATTGTAGTTGTATCGAGCAAAAACGGAGAAGTTCGTGTAAAAGCAAAAGTTACAGATGCTATCAAAGAAAAAGTTCTTTTTCTGCCAATGCACTGGGGAAAACAACTCGAAAATGACCTGAACAGAACTAATAATTTGACCAATACGGTTGTTGATCCCGTTTCTAAAGAACCTGATTTTAAATACACAACGGTCAATATTACCAAATATGTAAAACCGTTCCAGAAAATTGCTATTGTGGGCGCCGGAGCAGCTTCTTTTAGATTTATTCAGAATTATCGTGAGTTCAATCAAACAGATGAGATTGTAGTTTTTTCTAATGAAGTAAACCCATTCTACAACAGGGTTTTACTTCCGGAATATATGACCGGCGAATTTAGCTGGGAACAATTGCTAAAAGTAAAAGATGGTGAGGCTTTAAATAAATTAAAAATCACCATGAATGCCAATGTGGCAATCACGAAAATTGATTCCAGCAAAAAAACAATTACAGATAGTTTAGGCGAAATACATACTTATGATGCTTTGATTATGGCAACGGGAAGCCGTCCTTTTGTTCCTGAAAATGCACAACTACACCTTCCGGGCAGATTTACTGTAAGACGCAAAGAAGATGCAGATCGTTTAAAAAAACATCTTGACAGCACTAATCTACCACCCGAAGAACAACACGTTGTTATCATTGGCGGAGGTTTATTAGGTTTAGAACTGGCTGCTGCTTTAAAGCATAAAAAAGTTAAAACAACTATTGTTCAAAGAGCGTCACGTTTAATGGAACGTCAACTAGACCGAATTTCGAGTAAATTATTAGCAGAGGAAGTTCAGCTTCGTGATATTCAGATTTATTTTGATAATGAAGTAAGTACTGTTTTTGAAACTGATAATCCGAATGAAATCGAAATTGCCCTAAAAAGTGGCAGAATCATCACAGCAAATGCGATTGTTTATACGATTGGAACAATTCCGAATATCGAAATCGCCCGAGAAAGCGGACTTGCCTGCGGACGCGGTGTAAAAGTAAACCAGTATTTGCAAACCTCTAATCCTGATATTTTTGCTATTGGAGAAATAGCCGAATTCAACAATAAATTATTCGGAATCACTTCTGCTGCCGAAGAACAAGCTGATATTCTGGCTAACTTTTTAGCAGGTGATATTAGCAGTTTTTACAAAGGTTCTATTTTAATGAATATTCTGAAACTGGAAGATATTAACCTCTGTAGCATTGGTGACATCGAAATTCCGGAAAACGACGATTCATATGAAGAGATTATTTTTGCCGATCTTAAAAAACGCTATTACAAAAAATGTATCGTAAAGGATGATTTGCTTGTTGGTGCTATTTTAATGGGAGATAAAAATGAATTTGCCGAGTTTAAAACCATGATCGAAAGCAAAATAGAATTATCAGACAAGCGAAATTTATTATTAAGAGGAAGCTCAAATGCAAAACCTGTTCTGGGAAAATTAGTTTGTTCCTGCAGTCAGGTCGGAGCCGGAAATATAGAAGAAACGATAAAAAGCGGCGTAAACAATTTTACGGATTTATGCAAAAACACAGGTGCAGGATTAGGCTGCGGTAGCTGTAAAACTGAGGTTAAGGAGATATTGGCAAAGTGTAAAGTTTAG
- a CDS encoding rubredoxin has product MELTRLIVKGGVISPGELREVVNMAMDQGLDSISFGSRQDIIFPKGFKTLDKEKLGKHHFVFPEQKSGNNIVSSYVSTDIFRNTNWLTGNKFLYILEQFKEQPRLKVNINDPKQQLVPLFTGHLNFIASEHEDYWYLYIRLPNWERMEVYPILIYSWDIAQFYYEIEKITAEESIGIDMIFALVSEALDTNNRTIDKPLNIPFYPFPYYEGMNRMGIDQYWLGLYWRNNLYDLGFLKEMCDLCFDCKIGKICITPWKSFIVKGIPKDRKLEWEKFLGKRGINVRHSLLELNWHLPVALEWALNLKTYLVRTLDQFDISTYGLTFGISEYNRDGHYFTSIVVEKNELPKDLESIKIRDTYNVLYAKNFDANTREYVVHSQDIDKLELPTILIELSRKYFEELGNSIPETTENPQKKEKPQLDIYQCQECLTLYKSEYGDESQGIPKGILFTDLAESYCCSLCEAPKSNFKILEIVGN; this is encoded by the coding sequence ATGGAACTAACAAGATTAATAGTAAAAGGAGGCGTTATTTCGCCGGGAGAGTTAAGAGAAGTAGTCAATATGGCGATGGATCAGGGTTTAGATTCTATTTCCTTTGGTTCAAGGCAGGATATTATTTTTCCAAAAGGATTTAAAACTTTAGACAAAGAAAAACTGGGCAAACATCACTTTGTTTTTCCAGAGCAAAAAAGCGGAAATAATATTGTTTCTTCTTATGTTTCTACAGATATTTTCAGGAATACTAATTGGCTTACAGGCAATAAGTTTTTGTACATTCTGGAGCAATTTAAAGAGCAGCCACGATTAAAAGTTAACATCAATGATCCCAAGCAACAGCTTGTACCTTTGTTTACCGGACATCTTAATTTTATTGCTTCAGAGCATGAAGATTATTGGTATTTATACATTCGTTTGCCCAATTGGGAACGTATGGAAGTCTATCCCATCCTGATTTACAGCTGGGATATTGCACAATTTTATTACGAAATCGAAAAAATTACAGCCGAAGAATCTATTGGTATCGATATGATATTTGCGCTTGTTAGCGAAGCTTTAGACACCAATAATAGAACAATTGACAAGCCATTGAATATTCCGTTTTATCCATTTCCTTATTATGAAGGTATGAATAGAATGGGAATCGACCAGTATTGGCTCGGTTTGTATTGGAGAAATAATTTATATGATCTGGGTTTCCTGAAAGAAATGTGTGATCTATGTTTTGATTGCAAAATAGGAAAAATATGTATTACGCCATGGAAATCTTTTATTGTAAAAGGAATTCCGAAAGATCGAAAACTCGAATGGGAAAAATTCCTGGGTAAGCGAGGCATCAATGTCCGCCATTCGTTATTAGAACTCAATTGGCATTTGCCTGTAGCGCTAGAATGGGCTCTGAATCTTAAAACATATCTTGTTCGAACACTTGATCAATTTGATATCAGCACTTACGGACTCACTTTTGGCATATCAGAATACAATCGCGACGGACATTATTTTACATCGATTGTGGTCGAGAAAAATGAGTTGCCTAAGGATCTTGAATCCATTAAAATCAGAGATACCTATAATGTTTTGTATGCAAAGAACTTCGACGCCAATACACGCGAATATGTGGTGCATTCGCAAGATATCGACAAACTCGAACTCCCTACCATATTAATTGAGCTGAGTCGGAAATATTTCGAAGAACTTGGGAATTCTATTCCTGAAACAACAGAAAATCCACAGAAAAAAGAAAAACCACAATTAGACATTTACCAATGTCAGGAATGTTTAACGCTTTATAAATCTGAATACGGAGATGAAAGCCAAGGAATTCCTAAAGGGATTTTATTTACCGATTTAGCAGAAAGTTATTGTTGTTCTTTATGCGAAGCCCCAAAGAGTAATTTTAAGATTCTGGAAATTGTCGGGAATTAA
- the moaA gene encoding GTP 3',8-cyclase MoaA: MIPSKTILTDDFGRKHNYLRISLLEKCNLRCTYCMPADGIALSPKASLMTADEIFSIAHTFVENGVDKIRLTGGEPLLRKDFPEIASKLATLGVALSITTNGILIDRHIDVLKQNKINKINLSLDTLISSKFHSITLRNQFEKVVDNLHLLLNNDFKVKVNVVLMKGFNENEIVDFVKLTQHLPLSVRFIEFMPFAGNEWDRSKMISQNEILSELEKTFSSEEIQKLEDEKNFTARTYRIKDFQGDFGIISSITNPFCDGCNRIRLTANGKIKNCLFSNSETDLLTALRNGESITNLISESIKSKKKVRAGMVTLEEIDDPKLHFDNRSMIAIGG, translated from the coding sequence ATGATACCCTCTAAAACCATTTTAACGGATGATTTTGGGCGAAAACACAATTATTTGCGTATTTCGCTGTTAGAGAAATGCAATTTGCGTTGTACGTATTGCATGCCTGCTGACGGAATCGCATTATCTCCAAAAGCCAGTTTAATGACGGCCGATGAGATTTTTTCGATCGCCCACACTTTCGTAGAAAATGGTGTTGATAAAATAAGGTTAACAGGAGGAGAACCTCTTTTACGAAAAGATTTTCCTGAGATTGCTTCAAAATTAGCCACGCTTGGAGTTGCTCTTTCGATTACTACAAATGGTATTTTAATCGATCGCCATATTGATGTTTTAAAACAAAACAAAATCAATAAGATCAATTTGAGTCTCGATACCTTGATTTCATCTAAATTTCATTCGATAACGCTTAGAAATCAGTTTGAGAAAGTAGTTGATAATTTGCATTTGCTTTTGAATAATGATTTTAAGGTAAAAGTAAATGTAGTTTTGATGAAAGGTTTTAATGAAAATGAAATTGTAGATTTTGTCAAATTAACGCAGCATTTGCCTTTATCAGTTCGTTTTATCGAATTTATGCCTTTTGCCGGAAACGAGTGGGACAGAAGTAAAATGATTTCTCAAAACGAGATTTTATCAGAACTGGAGAAAACTTTCTCTTCTGAAGAAATTCAGAAACTCGAAGACGAAAAAAACTTCACAGCGAGAACTTATAGAATAAAGGATTTTCAGGGCGATTTTGGAATCATAAGTTCTATTACAAATCCGTTTTGTGATGGCTGCAACAGAATCCGCCTTACGGCAAACGGAAAAATCAAAAATTGTCTTTTCTCTAATTCCGAAACCGATTTACTTACAGCTTTAAGAAATGGTGAATCGATTACTAATTTGATTTCTGAGTCTATAAAAAGTAAAAAGAAAGTCAGAGCAGGAATGGTTACGCTCGAAGAAATCGATGATCCTAAACTTCACTTTGATAATCGTAGTATGATTGCGATTGGAGGTTAA
- the moaCB gene encoding bifunctional molybdenum cofactor biosynthesis protein MoaC/MoaB: protein MVDITHKINTLRAATATAIVKVSKQETIDAVVNNLVPKGNVFEMAKTAGLFAVKNTHLSIPDCHPIPIEFTSVEYKIEGLTIEIIFNVKTVYKTGVEVEAMHGASIVALTMYDMLKPIDKEIEISTIKLINKDGGKSSFKNKFSNVIKAAVFVCSDSIFAGDKEDRSGKIIVEKLNACGVETAHYEIIPDELDIIQEKTKAFAKEHQLVIFTGGTGLSPRDVTPEALSPLLESRIPGIEEAIRNYGQQRMPYAMLSRTVAGRLGKSLVLALPGSTNGARESMDAIFPHVLHVFHILKGKNHDTL from the coding sequence ATGGTTGATATTACGCATAAAATAAACACCTTAAGAGCTGCAACAGCAACAGCAATTGTCAAAGTAAGTAAACAAGAAACAATTGATGCTGTGGTGAATAATCTGGTGCCAAAAGGGAATGTGTTCGAAATGGCGAAAACTGCCGGATTATTTGCAGTAAAAAACACGCATTTATCGATTCCGGATTGTCATCCCATTCCAATTGAGTTTACTTCAGTTGAATATAAAATTGAAGGTTTAACGATCGAAATTATCTTTAATGTAAAAACAGTTTACAAAACAGGAGTCGAAGTTGAAGCCATGCATGGAGCATCGATAGTTGCGTTGACGATGTACGACATGCTGAAACCGATTGATAAAGAAATCGAAATTTCGACTATTAAATTAATTAATAAAGATGGTGGAAAATCATCTTTCAAAAATAAGTTTTCGAATGTAATTAAGGCAGCAGTTTTTGTTTGCTCTGATTCTATTTTTGCGGGTGACAAAGAAGATCGTTCCGGAAAAATCATCGTAGAAAAATTGAATGCCTGCGGAGTAGAAACGGCGCATTATGAAATTATTCCTGACGAATTAGATATTATTCAGGAAAAAACTAAGGCTTTCGCCAAAGAACATCAGTTGGTTATTTTTACGGGAGGAACAGGATTATCACCAAGAGATGTTACACCCGAAGCTTTATCGCCATTACTGGAAAGCAGAATTCCGGGAATTGAAGAAGCGATTCGCAATTATGGTCAGCAAAGAATGCCGTATGCGATGTTGTCCAGAACAGTTGCAGGAAGATTAGGAAAAAGTTTGGTTTTGGCTTTGCCGGGATCAACAAACGGTGCCAGAGAATCTATGGACGCGATTTTCCCTCATGTATTGCATGTTTTTCATATTTTAAAAGGAAAAAATCATGATACCCTCTAA
- a CDS encoding molybdenum cofactor biosynthesis protein MoaE has product MSKNVFVEGPIAPEFIAESIAKHQSKHTIGAHNIFLGQVRADVIHDNTVVAIDYSAYTDMANEALHAIREKAFAKFDLTCMHIYHSLGVVKAGEICLFVFVSATRRKQVYEATEAIVNWIKTDVPIFGKEMFENDTFTWKQNTNG; this is encoded by the coding sequence ATGAGTAAAAATGTATTTGTAGAAGGGCCAATTGCTCCTGAATTTATAGCTGAGTCAATTGCTAAACATCAATCAAAACATACGATTGGGGCGCATAATATTTTTTTAGGACAAGTTCGTGCCGATGTTATTCACGATAATACGGTTGTCGCGATCGATTATTCAGCTTATACTGATATGGCAAACGAAGCTTTACATGCTATTCGCGAAAAAGCTTTTGCAAAATTCGACTTAACCTGCATGCATATTTATCATAGTTTAGGCGTGGTAAAAGCAGGTGAAATTTGTTTATTCGTATTTGTTTCGGCAACGCGACGCAAACAAGTTTATGAAGCGACAGAAGCTATTGTAAACTGGATAAAAACCGATGTGCCAATTTTTGGTAAAGAAATGTTTGAAAACGATACATTCACCTGGAAACAAAATACTAATGGTTGA